In Spinacia oleracea cultivar Varoflay chromosome 5, BTI_SOV_V1, whole genome shotgun sequence, a single window of DNA contains:
- the LOC110804929 gene encoding uncharacterized protein: MGVDYYNILKVNRNASEDDLRKSYRRLAMTWHPDKNPNNKREAEAKFKQISEAYDVLSDPQKRQIYDLYGEEVLKSGQFPPPPSASHGGASASHHRQRNHHSGNPNPNFSSFRFNPRDADDIYAELFGEGGGGGRATSRGRSYRDGYFRTSNGGGGGEGAGPQVQRKGPPVENSLPCSLEDLYKGAKKKMKISRTVADATGAVRTVEEILTIDIKPGWKKGTKITFPEKGNQGPGVIPSDLIFVVDEKPHPLYKRDGNDLVVDQEITLLEALTGKTLELTSLDGRSLAIPLNDIIKPGDEVVISNQGMPISKEPNKKGNLRVKFDVKYPSRLAEEQKADLRRVLGGSL; the protein is encoded by the exons ATGGGGGTAGATTACTACAACATTCTGAAAGTGAATCGAAATGCAAGCGAAGATGACCTCCGGAAATCATATCGTCGATTAGCAATGACATGGCACCCAGATAAGAACCCTAACAACAAGCGTGAAGCTGAAGCTAAATTCAAGCAGATTTCTGAAGCGTACGATGTTCTCAGCGATCCTCAGAAACGTCAGATCTACGATCTTTACGGCGAAGAAGTTCTCAAATCAGGGCAATTCCCTCCTCCGCCTTCCGCCTCTCATGGTGGCGCTTCGGCCTCGCACCACCGTCAGCGCAATCATCATAGtggaaaccctaaccctaatttctcGTCATTTCGGTTTAATCCCAGAGACGCGGATGATATTTATGCGGAATTGTTTGGGGAAGGCGGGGGTGGTGGTAGAGCTACTAGTAGAGGGAGATCGTATAGAGATGGGTATTTTCGGACGTCGAATGGCGGCGGTGGTGGAGAAGGGGCGGGCCCACAGGTGCAGAGGAAAGGGCCTCCAGTGGAGAATAGTTTGCCTTGTAGTTTAGAGGATTTGTATAAGGGTGctaagaagaagatgaagatttCCAGGACTGTAGCTGATGCTACTGG AGCGGTCCGAACTGTGGAGGAGATACTGACAATTGACATAAAACCGGGTTGGAAGAAGGGCACTAAGATCACTTTCCCTGAGAAAGGTAACCAAGGGCCTGGTGTCATTCCATCAGACCTTATATTTGTGGTAGATGAGAAACCTCATCCTCTCTATAAAAGAGACGGTAATGATTTGGTGGTTGATCAGGAGATAACTCTTCTAGAAGCCCTCACTGGAAAGACCCTTGAACTGACATCCCTAGACGGAAGGAGTCTCGCTATCCCTTTAAATGATATCATAAAACCTGGCGATGAGGTCGTTATATCTAATCAAGGGATGCCAATCTCAAAAGAGCCAAATAAGAAAGGCAATCTGAGAGTTAAATTTGATGTCAAGTACCCATCAAGGCTCGCCGAAGAACAGAAGGCTGATTTACGAAGAGTTTTGGGTGGAAGCTTGTGA